The genome window aaaaaaataagtatGATATTTCCAGCTTTCATGGAAATCGTATTAATTTATGGGACACAGAGTTTATACTTCCTACCGAGTATTCTTATGTTGGTATGGACGAAATATCAATTGAGAACTTCATTGTAAACCGTGTGGAGCACTCGAATAATTGTCAAGGAATGGACGAATATGAATTTGACAGACAGAGTATTTCAGTGGGAACTTTACCAAGTATCTTATTGAAAGACGAAAATATTCCTGTTCCTCGACGAACTCTCAACACTAGCACCTACGTGATTCCTGAATATCGACTGGACTACTACGATTTTGAAGGGAGTAATTCGTTTTTGTATGATATTCGTCTTTCTCAAGATCCAAGCATCGCAGGGTAAGATTcgaattttattattcaaataataTCTAAAACAAGCtataattttgtgaattttgggaataatttttctttcagaaacgtGGCCATCGTATTTTGGAATAAGAAgttgaaacaaataattttgaaactcacaCTAACATCCAAACGTATCAAAATAGAAGCACCAAATGAACACGGACTCTTGGTTGAGAAACTACGGAAGTTAgatataaatacaaaaatatgtcGTGGAAGATCATTAGATTTTCGGTTCAAGACAATTTCGAAATCAAGCTCTATGGATTTTTTCACGACAGTCTCGGgtttggaaaaagaaatgaatgaaGCCAAATTAGAACTTCTGAACATAAATTTCGATGagattcgatttttttctgacaatGGAAATTTCTATGAAGTGAAGATGAACCCTCTGGAAGAAGTTGTGATGACGACGTGCAATTATCGGAAAATCAAATATATCGATTCGAGTGAAACAATTCCATTTCTCGATACTTGCTACCGGAAACGACgtattttgtgccaaaaaagAGCTGAGAATGCCGTTGATAAGACTATTTTGAATGAACCGAAGGAAAAAAGTGTATGGAAAGAGAAAATCATAGAAATTATTCAAACTACTCCGGAGActaagaaaattgagaaaaaagtagagaaaaagaaagaaaggaAAATTAAGGAAGAAGTGAAAGAggttcaaaaagaaaaaaatcagataacCGATTTTGGCGAGTTTTAAACTCTTTTGgcaattaattgtttttaatttcagaagaatTTAAGTGGACAATCATCACACTGACAAGCCTCGCAGCAGCTGCCTTCAGTGCCATAATTGTACTAAATATAGTCCGTTGCGGTTTATAAATAGTTTCgaaacaacgtttttttttcattgtcaaaacatgaaaaatcaacaattcgGATAAACAGAACgataaaggaaaaaaaataacagaaaatcaAGTGATATAACAATGAGATATTACATTTCCATAGCATCTCCTCCGAGCATGTTTCCAAGTGAATCCGACAGTTTATCAGCTCTGTTAGCAGtctttttcgactttttcttcTGCTTCTTGATAGCTGTCTTGATGAGTTTATTGAGCTGAACGTTTCCTTCAAGAGCCAGACTTTCTGGAAGAACTGGCTTATCGTCATCCTTGGTTGGCCCTTTCACTTTTCTTCCGCTGGTTACTGTTTGCTTCTTTTCGTTAACGTCTGTTTCCATTTCATCGTCgtcatcttcttcttcgtcgGAATTGTGTGGTGCAATAATGTCACTTTCCATTGGAAGGCCTTCAACGATCTGGTTTTGCTCCTCAGCAATCGCGTCAATATCAAATTCTTTGCTGAATTGTGAGACAACTTCAGCAGGAACAACAATATCTTCCTTTGCAGTTCCCTGCTCTGGTGGATGAGTGTAATATCTGAGCTTTCCTGTATTCCAGTCGTTCAATACACGTTTGGCAGCAGCATTCACATCTGGACGAGCTCCACGACGAAGTTTTCCGATACGACGTGCAAGTTGAGCCAAGAATTGGTCAACTGAGTTAAAGTCGGCAAGATTGTAATGAAGCATAATCTGAAAAGAGACCAGtttgaataattcaaaaaatttaatcaagGCTTTTGACGattattattgttttaaacttacaGTTTCCTTGCTGCAACGACGAAGGATTGCGTGAACTGGAGCAATTGGATCAAGCAAATTGTCGACGCGAATAGCATTTTTAAGAGCAACCTCAATTGGATCCAAATCCTTTTGACTGACGAGAATGACTCCCGGGGAATCAATAAGACGGATATTTTTGTCCAACTCAACTTCTtgaatttctctgaaaataaatttgataagCTTAGAAAAACAACTGAATTTAACTTACTTGGTGATTCCTGGCAGATTTCCTACGTTGCATGCCTTTCTTCTCTTCAAACTGTTGATCACACTGCTTTTACCGACATTTGGGAAGCCAACAACTCCGACGCGAATGCTAGTTTTAATGTCTTTGTTTCTACAGTAATTAGCAAGAATTTTCATCACAATGTCGGCACCGACGCATTTCGAGGTCTCAGTGTTGTTCAAAATAGCGCTGTTGAAACGGCCAATATTCGACTTTTGCTCTTGTGTTGAAGCCTTGAAAGCAATTGTCGGGAATTGACCGCGAAGATACTCGAGCCACTTCTGAACGTTCTCACGGGGCACCAAATCGATTTTGTTAAGAAGAAGAACCAATCGCTTTCCACCTTTTAAGACCTGATCCTCTACAGACTTGCTACGACTGCCGAGCGGATCTCTGGCGTCAAGTACTTGGATAATAACATCAGCAATCTCGACAGTCTTCCTAACTTCACTGGCATAAGCCTTGATTGTTTTGTCATCCAAGGTGTTGAACTTCTCATGTTCTGCAGCACTGGCAACTTTCTTATCAAATTCGGTTCCTTGTTTCGATGCTTTTGCGACCATACTTTCAAAATTGGCtggcaaattattttttctcttttcgaTGCGATGAATTTTTGCAGCTTCTTTAGCAGCTTCCTGACGAACTTTTATCTTCTCGCGCTCCTGCTCTGCTTGGACCAGAATTTCTTCTTTGAAAGGACATGAATTCGGAACACTGATagtcttttcttttttattagtggttcctgtaataaaaaattttcccattatTTCAATAGCCTTATTTGCATTCTTTAAAACTTTACTTACCATTCTTTTTAGCCTCCTTCTTCACTTTTCTGTTATGGTCGCGAactttcttctcaattttgtaGCGCTTGGCGCAGCTGACTCGCTTACtggttttttctgtaaaaGAGGTATTTTATAATATTGTTACAAATGTATATCAACTTACTCAGACAGTATTTCGCCATTCTCTGCTGACTGTTGGTTTCTTAAAAagacaaattgatttttcgacaaGAAAGAGGAAGAGAAACAAGAAATCGTAatatattttatataattaaatgtttatattatttatttaaaacgtttttcgaAAGCAAAACATAACATGTGAAAGAAAATCGACAAGCAAGgccagaaaataaaaagaatgcGAGTATAAATTAAAGGGAGGCACGTTGGTGAACTcaagtgggtctcgccacgaaaccAGTATTTCCACAGATCTTTCTGGCTCCCGCTTGAAAACTGAACGTTAAATTTAAAAGCTATAGAATTTCTAGAAGAATTATTATttgtttctatattttcatcaaaattaatgtaataaaagttcgaaaataaCATTAgaattaagttttaaaatattattcccTCTATCCGTAAAgttgttttattcatttcttcTGAGAGTCTGACTTCAACATCATAATTTAATTTGCAGATGCCACCAGCAGTTCCAGCCGCAGCTGCAACAGCCCGACAATCGGCTTCCGGTCGCGAGCGCAATTTCAAGGATAAGGACAAGCCAGAGAGTGTTCGCAATAGGTGAGCTTTgttcctttttgtttttaaatcacTAGTTCATTTTCAGTAACATCGTTGCTGCAAAAGCTGTTGCTGATGCCGTCCGTACATCCTTGGGTCCAAGAGGAATGGACAAAATGATTCAGTCCGGGAATGGGGATGTTACCATCACCAATGACGGGGCTACCATCTTGAACCAAATGAGTGTCATTCATCCAACTGCTAAGATGCTCGTCGAACTTTCAAAAGCTCAAGATATCGAAGCTGGAGATGGAACAACTACTGTCGTTGTTATGGCTGGAGCTCTTCTTGATGCTGCTCAGAACCTGCTTTCTAAAGGTATTCATCCAACTACCATTTCTGAATCTTTCCAAAGTGCTGCTGCCGAAGCTGAAAAGATTCTTGACGAAATGAGTTCACCAGTCGATTTGTCAAATGACGCTCTGCTCAACAAGATGGCTACAACATCGTTGAACTCGAAGGTTGTTTCTCAACACTCATGGTTGCTCGCACCTATGGCAGTTAATGCTGTCAAGAAGATCATCAATTCAGAGAACGATTCCAATGTCAACCTGAAAATGATCAAGATCATCAAGAAAATGGGAGACACGGTTGAAGAATCCGAACTCATCGAAGGAGCTCTCATTGATCAGAAAACCATGGGACGTGGTGCTCCAACAAGAATTGAGAAAGCCAAGATTGGACTCATTCAATTCCAGATTAGCCCCCCAAAAACTGACGTGAGTTGAttgaagaaattaattttttaaattcgcattcaaatttcagatggaaaaTCAAGTTATTATCACTGATTATGCTCAAATGGATCGTGCTTTGAAGGAAGAACGTCAATACTTGCTAGAAATTTGCAAGCAGATTAAAGCTGCTGGTTGTAATGTTCTTCTGATTCAAAAGAGTATTCTTAGAGATGCTGTCAACGAACTCGCCTTGCATTTCCTCGCCAAAATGAAGATCATGTGCATCAAAGATATTGAAAGAGAGGATATCGAGTTTTATTCAAGAATTCTCGGTTGCCGACCAGTTGCCTCTGTCGATCATTTTAATGCTGATGCACTCGGATATGCTGATCTTGTGGAAGAGATTCCAACTGGAGGAGATGGAAAGGTCATCAAGGTGACTGGTGTTCAAAATCCAGGACATGCTGTCTCTATTCTTCTTCGTGGATCAAACAAGTTGGTGCTTGAGGAGGCTGACAGATCTATCCACGATGCTCTTTGTGTGATTCGATGCCTGGTTAAGAAGAAGGCTTTGTTGCCAGGAGGTGGAGCTCCAGAGATGGAAATCGCTGTAAAACTCCGAAATCTGGCACAAACCCAACACGGAGCTACGCAATACTGCTGGAGAGCATTTGCTGATGCACTTGAGCTCGTAAGTTACATTGAAAGTAATTAAAACCAATGATGGTTACGTTATACAGATTCCATACACACTTGCCGAAAACGCAGGATTGTCACCAATTCACACTGTTACGGAGTTGAGAAACAACCATGCTAATGGAAACAGTTCCTATGGAGTAAACGTACGCAAGGGATATGTCACAGATATGGTTGAAGAAGATGTTGTGCAGCCACTTCTTGTTACAGCATCAGCTATCAAGCAAGCATCGGAATGTGTTCGATCAATTCTCAAGATTGATGACATTGTAAGTTTATTCACAACTTATTTCTTTTCTACAACCTTCTGTTACAGGTCATGGCTGTCCGCTAATCAATACCTACGATTGACAAAGACAGTTCATAATACTTCCTGCTCTACCGCCTGACGAAAATTGTTACTTTATGGTTTTGCTTCATCCCAATAAGGTCTCTTAAGATGATGTCAAGTTTTAATTGCCCATCATGTGTGTTTAATACCCGTAAATGTTTTGCTGCTTTTCCGTTTGCATCCTAtcccgtttttttctgttttcagttttgataaAGAAATGCCTTCAAccgttttaattttgaaatacaaaGTGTAGAATGTTGAGACATGTTGAACAGACGTAACAGTTGGTAAATAACTTCAGTTGAAAGGCACACCTTGaagttttgataaagttttgttttaattaaaaacgtgTTCACGTGAACCCAGTGCACGTGGCAATCAAATTTCGAAAGCCGATCAATTAAAAGTTATTTCTTTTTGCCCCGCTGCCCGGAGGAGAGCCCGTTTTTGATGCTTTAAAGGTAAATTTCAagatatttaaataaattaaaaaaaatatatatatatatcatcatttactatatataaagcgcgtgtccttctgtccctatgtagtttgatctctgatcagagcaacgaaattttgggaaaccttatgctaaatgcgcagcagacatcgatcgaggtccgcgatagacaccgtatatctaatgtgttttctcaaaaaagtcgggggccgcgccgtaggtgcggtccacggctggtatatatatatttccgAGCATTTTAATAGCTGAAACTTTAGCATTTCGAGACTGACAAATTAACAACAATTCAAACGATGTCTCCGTGAGAAGTTATGCAGGAGGGGCGACGGATTCCGGATTGTTGACGAAAAGGATTTGGTAAATGTGCAGACGACTGTTTAGTGTGAGTTAAATAGTTTATTTAATTCTTGGAAGAAGCGGTCacggaaactacagtactctataCTAGATGTACTTAGTTTCGAAGTACTCGCTGTTGCAACATGTTGTGAAATATtctatatttctttttttctgaaatttattagcatttttttcgttttatttctAACTGTATCATTATGGGTCTGGGTCAGGTACATCTCTCGATCGGTACTCCAGTTTGTCCCCTGAGgacatttcaaaatacataCAGTATATCGGGGTCTGACACTTCGGTTCACTTCAAACTCTTCCATCCTTCCAAATTCTTGGACTActgtagtagtagtagtggTGCGAAACGCCACGGATGATGGGCTCCCATAGTTTCCGGATCAAGGTGATTCTCCTGGATCGAAGACTTTTGTGGGGAGACCGAGGACCTCCGCTTTGGATTTGGGATCCTTCCAGAGTTTTGACGGAGTGCGGGGATTCGAGCATCTCAGCAGATGAGAGACGCTTCTCGAGGTATAACCACATTTACAGGTAGGGACGTCAGCATTGTTGATACGGGCGAAGTAGGCGGGGATCATCGTGGAGTGGCCACACACCTAAGTCTGGCGAGTTCAACTCTTGTTTCTTTAGGGAGAAGCTTCTCGTCGGTGGATACAGCCGGGATCGGTGGTCCAAGTACATTCTTCACAGCATTGTTGTTTAGGAAGGTGCTCACAAAGGTTTTTTGGCTCGCCTTTTGGATTGCTTTGTTCGTTTGGAGAGGATCCGTCCATTATCAGCGAGGCGCTTGGTGTACCTCGCTGATATTTGACGTTCTTTCGAGTGGCATTCTGGatctcaagttttttttttgacgggCGGCCAGGAGTGTTGAGCGCCGATATGTCTAACTGTTGCCTTCTTAGTTCGATCTCATCCCTCAACCGCAGTCTCTCGTAAATATGGTTTGTTGGGGAATCGCTTGTGAGCCCACAGCACGTCCAAAGGATTCCTTTGAACGCCATTTCGACTCATTTCCAGCTGCTGTCGACGGCGAGGCGTTGGTGGCCACTGATTTGACGCTAGCTTTATCTTCCAGCATTCGGTTCACTACTAACTCTTACATCCTTCCAAATCTTCGATTACTGTTGTGTGGTCTCATTCACACAAGATGTTTCATCTATAGTTTGATCTATACGGTCTATCTTCCCGCATTATGCGACCTTCCTCCCGCTTGCTCTGACTCAAAAAGAAGAGGACTGGAGAGTTAGGATGAAACTGAAGAACAGTAGAGCAAGCGGGAAGAAGAGGACCAGTAacctaatgagtcctgacagaataccggcagtattctggggtctcattaggttgtcgtttcttttctgaatctccactcttccgaatgagtcctgacagaataccgacagtattttggggtctcattaggtttccttttcttttctgaatctccactcttcctaatgagtcctgacagaataccagcagtattttggggtctcattaggtttccttttcttttctgaatctccactcttcctaatgagtcctgaccaagggtgtcaattcccgtttcccgtttttcccattgtcccgtttttggggtgttttcacgggaacgggaattcccgttttcccgttttttaaattttcacgggaacgggaattcccgttttcccgttttaaaaattttcacgggaacgggaattcccgctgtcccgttttttttattttcacgggaacgggacaaTTTTCCTCATGAttgtgtttcaaattttaaagttctgtttttgagttttgtacCAAGACTTAAGTTCATGCAGATTAATGACTTACATgcagtttttttaatcaattcgCCTCGAATACACTAAAATTTGCGCCAACTgtgcactctttttttttaaaccgccccgtttgtcccgttttttgagtgtttcaaaaaaacgggaattcccgttgtcccgtttttaaaattttcacgggaacgggaattcccgttgtcccgtttttaaaattttcacgggaacgggaattcccgttttcccgtttttgtaatttttacgggacattgacacccttggtcctgacagaataccggcagtattttggggtcacattaggttttagtttcgtTCCTGAATCTGCACTCttcctaatgagtcctgacagaataccggcagtattttggtgtctcattaggtttccttttcttttctgaatctccactcttcctgatgagtcctgacagaataccggcagtattttggggtctcattaggtcaTAGTTTCGTTCCTGAATCTCCACTCttcctaatgagtcctgacagaataccggcagtattttggggtctcattaggtttttgTTTCGTTCCTGAATCTGCACTCttcctaatgagtcctgaaagaataccggcagtattttggggtctcattaggtttccttttcttttctgaatctccactcttccttatgagtcctgacagaataccggcagtattttggtgtctcattaggtttccttttcttttctgaatctccactcttcctaatgagtcctgacagaataccggcagtattctggggtctcattaggttgtcgtttcttttctgaatctccactcttcctaatgagtcctgacagaataccggcagtattttggggtctcattaggtttccttttcttttctgaatctccactcttcctaatgagtcctgacagaataccggcagtattttggtgtctcattaggtttccttttcttttctgaatctccactcttcctgatgagtcctgacagaataccggcagtattttggggtctcattaggtcattgtttcttttctgaatctgcactcttcctaatgagtcctgacagaataccggcagtattttggtgtctcattaggtttccttttcttttctgaatctccactcttcctgatgagtcctgacagaataccggcagtattttggggtctcattaggtcaTAGTTTCGTTCCTGAATCTCCACTCttcctaatgagtcctgacagaataccggcagtattttggtgt of Caenorhabditis elegans chromosome II contains these proteins:
- the cct-4 gene encoding T-complex protein 1 subunit delta (Confirmed by transcript evidence) gives rise to the protein MPPAVPAAAATARQSASGRERNFKDKDKPESVRNSNIVAAKAVADAVRTSLGPRGMDKMIQSGNGDVTITNDGATILNQMSVIHPTAKMLVELSKAQDIEAGDGTTTVVVMAGALLDAAQNLLSKGIHPTTISESFQSAAAEAEKILDEMSSPVDLSNDALLNKMATTSLNSKVVSQHSWLLAPMAVNAVKKIINSENDSNVNLKMIKIIKKMGDTVEESELIEGALIDQKTMGRGAPTRIEKAKIGLIQFQISPPKTDMENQVIITDYAQMDRALKEERQYLLEICKQIKAAGCNVLLIQKSILRDAVNELALHFLAKMKIMCIKDIEREDIEFYSRILGCRPVASVDHFNADALGYADLVEEIPTGGDGKVIKVTGVQNPGHAVSILLRGSNKLVLEEADRSIHDALCVIRCLVKKKALLPGGGAPEMEIAVKLRNLAQTQHGATQYCWRAFADALELIPYTLAENAGLSPIHTVTELRNNHANGNSSYGVNVRKGYVTDMVEEDVVQPLLVTASAIKQASECVRSILKIDDIVMAVR
- the clec-142 gene encoding C-type lectin domain-containing protein (Confirmed by transcript evidence), with the translated sequence MNIRNLIFLSVLTHFTAAFLCTEDWELLNVKSGPVCWALLDVPNFDSKFSLASKVCESAGADVATIHNWAERSVFTDLTNRVTEPTLTCYKSSQFSIEGQFKTIDYEKPPEYLRILNEKGKIRLSKGIKRGDRISINFAFKARTNLNGVNELTGEIRIGKNSSHYSINIKCTLQNSSPTKLCELSHPNFKRRHAVQFLKEGMENHLTVKYFGRVNLDFHGNRINLWDTEFILPTEYSYVGMDEISIENFIVNRVEHSNNCQGMDEYEFDRQSISVGTLPSILLKDENIPVPRRTLNTSTYVIPEYRLDYYDFEGSNSFLYDIRLSQDPSIAGNVAIVFWNKKLKQIILKLTLTSKRIKIEAPNEHGLLVEKLRKLDINTKICRGRSLDFRFKTISKSSSMDFFTTVSGLEKEMNEAKLELLNINFDEIRFFSDNGNFYEVKMNPLEEVVMTTCNYRKIKYIDSSETIPFLDTCYRKRRILCQKRAENAVDKTILNEPKEKSVWKEKIIEIIQTTPETKKIEKKVEKKKERKIKEEVKEVQKEKNQITDFGEF
- the nst-1 gene encoding Guanine nucleotide-binding protein-like 3 homolog (Confirmed by transcript evidence) yields the protein MAKYCLKKTSKRVSCAKRYKIEKKVRDHNRKVKKEAKKNGTTNKKEKTISVPNSCPFKEEILVQAEQEREKIKVRQEAAKEAAKIHRIEKRKNNLPANFESMVAKASKQGTEFDKKVASAAEHEKFNTLDDKTIKAYASEVRKTVEIADVIIQVLDARDPLGSRSKSVEDQVLKGGKRLVLLLNKIDLVPRENVQKWLEYLRGQFPTIAFKASTQEQKSNIGRFNSAILNNTETSKCVGADIVMKILANYCRNKDIKTSIRVGVVGFPNVGKSSVINSLKRRKACNVGNLPGITKEIQEVELDKNIRLIDSPGVILVSQKDLDPIEVALKNAIRVDNLLDPIAPVHAILRRCSKETIMLHYNLADFNSVDQFLAQLARRIGKLRRGARPDVNAAAKRVLNDWNTGKLRYYTHPPEQGTAKEDIVVPAEVVSQFSKEFDIDAIAEEQNQIVEGLPMESDIIAPHNSDEEEDDDDEMETDVNEKKQTVTSGRKVKGPTKDDDKPVLPESLALEGNVQLNKLIKTAIKKQKKKSKKTANRADKLSDSLGNMLGGDAMEM